One Malus domestica chromosome 11, GDT2T_hap1 genomic region harbors:
- the LOC103448564 gene encoding G-type lectin S-receptor-like serine/threonine-protein kinase At4g27290, producing MELLCFMVFSICLLFSLSQTSSAADTITASQSLSDGKSLVSSPGGIFELGFFSPGISKSRYLGIWYKNIPVQTVIWVANRQSPINGSTGSLRINATGHLVLLENNQTVIWSANSSKQANSQSPLLQLLDNGNLVLRDERDANSGIYLWQSFDYPSDTLLPGMKLGWDLKTGLNRRVTAWKSPDDPSPGDFIWEMVLHNYPEPVMWKGSNEFLRSGPWNGVLFSGRPPKALPALNFSFVSNEDEVYMIFQMVNESLLGRMIMNQTISFRQQWIWSQAEQNWTLYGSFPRDPCDSYGHCGGNGNCVLGSSPICQCLERFVPASPEKWKLNDFSEGCVRGKPLSCKNDGFAKYHGLKLPDTTHSWTNKNMNLDDCRAKCLSNCSCSAYTNFDVRGGGSGCAIWFGDLVDIKQIPGGDEDIYIKISASELGGKDEKWKIGVIAASAFAVIVGMLFLGYCYILRFRAKKYLKGEDIEEQKEDDLELPLLDFPTIEGATNYFSINNKLGEGGFGPVYKGRLVEGQEIAVKRLSRSSGQGIKEFKNEVILIAKLQHRNLVKLLGCCIQGEEKLLIYEYMPNKSLDYFLFDETRSKLLDWPQRFQIICGIARGLLYLHQDSRLRIIHRDLKPSNVLLDRDMNPKISDFGLAKTFGGDQTEGNTNRVVGTYGYMAPEYATEGQFSVKSDVFSFGILLLEIISGKKSKGFYHLNHRLNLIGNAWRLWKEGRPLELIDKGLGNSCTLSEVLRCIHVSLLCVQQQPEDRPTMSSVVQMLCSESTLPQPKEPGFVPEKGLLDGEFPLINEPSFNGLTITQLEAR from the exons ATGGAGCTCCtctgtttcatggttttcagcATTTGTTTGCTCTTCTCTCTGAGCCAAACTTCATCAGCTGCTGATACCATCACTGCATCTCAGTCCCTCAGCGATGGCAAGTCGTTGGTTTCTTCTCCCGGCGGAATATTCGAGCTTGGTTTTTTCAGTCCTGGCATTTCCAAGTCTCGTTACTTGGGAATCTGGTACAAAAATATCCCAGTCCAAACCGTTATTTGGGTTGCAAATAGGCAGTCTCCAATCAATGGTTCCACCGGCAGTTTGAGGATCAACGCCACAGGGCATCTCGTCCTTCTCGAGAACAACCAGACTGTTATTTGGTCTGCGAATTCGTCAAAACAAGCCAACAGCCAGAGTCCTCTCCTGCAGCTGTTGGACAATGGCAATCTTGTCCTGAGAGACGAGAGAGATGCCAACTCAGGGATCTACTTGTGGCAAAGCTTTGACTACCCTTCTGATACTTTACTGCCGGGAATGAAGCTCGGGTGGGACCTGAAAACCGGACTTAACCGGCGTGTAACAGCGTGGAAGAGTCCGGACGACCCTTCTCCGGGGGACTTTATATGGGAGATGGTGCTGCACAACTATCCTGAGCCTGTTATGTGGAAAGGGTCTAATGAGTTCTTGAGAAGCGGTCCATGGAACGGTGTTTTGTTCAGTGGAAGACCCCCTAAGGCGCTTCCGGCTTTGAACTTCTCTTTTGTCTCCAATGAGGATGAGGTTTACATGATATTTCAGATGGTGAACGAGTCGTTGCTTGGAcggatgattatgaaccaaacCATATCATTTCGCCAGCAGTGGATTTGGTCACAGGCAGAACAGAATTGGACACTCTACGGATCGTTTCCGAGAGACCCTTGTGACAGTTATGGCCACTGTGGTGGCAATGGCAATTGTGTTCTTGGTTCATCGCCAATTTGTCAATGTTTGGAGAGGTTTGTTCCTGCGTCGCCGGAGAAGTGGAAATTGAACGATTTTTCAGAAGGTTGCGTGAGAGGAAAACCGTTGAGCTGCAAGAATGATGGGTTTGCTAAGTATCACGGGTTGAAATTGCCGGATACTACGCATAGTTGGACAAATAAAAACATGAACCTCGATGACTGCAGGGCCAAATGCTTGTCGAATTGTTCTTGTTCGGCTTATACAAACTTTGATGTGAGAGGAGGGGGCAGCGGGTGCGCCATCTGGTTTGGTGATCTTGTTGATATTAAGCAAATCCCGGGTGGTGATGAAGATATATACATCAAGATATCTGCTTCAGAACTAG GAGGGAAAGACGAGAAATGGAAGATAGGAGTGATAGCTGCGTCTGCGTTTGCTGTAATTGTTGGGATGCTCTTCCTTGGCTATTGTTACATTCTAAGATTCAGAGCCAAGAAATATCTCAAAG GCGAGGACATTGAAGAACAGAAGGAAGATGACCTGGAGCTGCCATTGCTCGACTTCCCAACAATAGAGGGTGCCACTAATTACTTTTCGATCAACAATAAGCTTGGAGAAGGTGGTTTTGGACCTGTATACAAG GGTAGATTAGTAGAGGGACAGGAAATTGCAGTCAAGAGGCTTTCGAGAAGCTCTGGACAAGGAATAAAGGAGTTCAAAAATGAAGTAATACTGATTGCCAAACTTCAACACCGAAACCTTGTAAAGCTTCTTGGTTGTTGCATTCAGGGAGAGGAGAAATTGCTGATTTATGAGTACATGCCCAACAAAAGCTTGGACTACTTCCTTTTCG ATGAAACACGGAGTAAGTTGTTAGATTGGCCTCAGCGCTTCCAAATTATCTGCGGGATTGCTAGGGGGCTTCTCTATCTTCATCAGGACTCCAGACTGAGGATTATACACAGAGACCTCAAACCAAGTAATGTTTTACTCGATAGAGATATGAACCCGAAAATCTCAGATTTTGGTCTTGCTAAAACTTTTGGTGGGGATCAAACTGAAGGAAATACAAACAGAGTAGTTGGAACATA TGGTTACATGGCTCCTGAATATGCTACCGAAGGGCAGTTCTCTGTAAAATCTGATGTCTTTAGCTTCGGTATTTTACTGCTAGAGATAATCAGCGGAAAGAAAAGTAAAGGATTCTATCATCTGAACCACCGGCTTAATCTTATCGGAAAT GCATGGAGATTGTGGAAAGAAGGAAGGCCGCTAGAACTGATTGATAAAGGGCTTGGGAACTCATGCACTCTATCAGAGGTGCTGCGATGCATCCACGTCAGTCTCTTGTGTGTGCAACAGCAGCCTGAGGACCGGCCAACCATGTCATCTGTCGTTCAGATGCTATGCAGCGAAAGCACCTTGCCTCAGCCTAAAGAACCAGGATTTGTTCCGGAAAAGGGTTTACTCGACGGAGAGTTTCCCCTAATCAATGAACCGTCATTTAATGGATTAACCATTACACAGCTCGAGGCTCGTTGA